In one Dreissena polymorpha isolate Duluth1 chromosome 7, UMN_Dpol_1.0, whole genome shotgun sequence genomic region, the following are encoded:
- the LOC127838651 gene encoding uncharacterized protein LOC127838651: MLSPAEQTSMLEAQHKVVCQFAPKFVCFSYAAMKQRLHLAALHSVSNAHRKHAEKKNGEKRYRISYPKYKAGHHVVKPVKEACNYDYVTELMVELLQLKQQFKSTRIAKQASSSILFSPPPLASSAKKILKNEAVQLHRSRFN; encoded by the exons ATGCTGTCACCAGCTGAACAGACCTCGATGCTGGAGGCTCAACACAAGGTGGTCTGCCAATTTGCGCCAAAATTTGTCTGCTTTTCATACGCAGCAATGAAACAGAG ATTGCATCTGGCAGCCCTGCATTCCGTTTCTAATGCGCACAGGAAACATGCAGAGAAGAAGAACGGCGAAAAGCGCTACAGGATTTCGTATCCAAAGTACAAGGCGGGACACCATGTCGTGAAACCTGTCAAAGAGGCCTGCAATTATG ATTATGTCACAGAGCTCATGGTTGAATTGCTGCAATTAAAACAACAGTTCAAGAGCACCCGGATTGCTAAGCAGGCATCTTCTTCCATTCTGTTCTCTCCACCACCATTAGCATCATCTGCGAAGAAAATTTTAAAGAATGAAGCAGTGCAGTTGCACCGCTCTAGGTTTAATTAA